In one Bradyrhizobium sp. 4 genomic region, the following are encoded:
- the accC gene encoding acetyl-CoA carboxylase biotin carboxylase subunit, whose amino-acid sequence MFDKILIANRGEIALRILRACKELGIATVAVHSTADADAMHVRLSDESVCIGPPASKDSYLNVPALLAACEITGADAVHPGYGFLSENARFAEILAEHNLHFIGPKAEHIRLMGDKIEAKRTAKKLGIPVVPGSDGGVGPNDDAMAIARKIGFPVLVKAAAGGGGRGMKVAESEADLQVALSTAANEAKSAFGDASVYLEKYLQKPRHIEIQILGDGRGGAIHLGERDCSLQRRHQKVWEEGPSPVLTAAARAKIGETCAKAMREMKYLGVGTIEFLFEDGEFYFIEMNTRIQVEHPVTESITDIDLVLEQIRIAAGGDLPARQEEVQVIGHAIECRINAENPQTFRPSPGRITQYHPPGGLGVRIDSAVYQGYTIPPYYDSLVGKLIVHGKTRGECLMRLRRALDEMVVEGIETTLPLFRALVREDDIINGDYHIHWLEQYLAGKAEPAPK is encoded by the coding sequence ATGTTCGACAAGATCCTCATAGCCAATCGCGGCGAGATCGCCCTTCGCATCCTCAGGGCCTGCAAGGAGCTCGGGATCGCGACCGTCGCCGTGCATTCCACCGCCGACGCCGATGCCATGCATGTGCGCCTGTCGGACGAGAGCGTGTGCATCGGGCCGCCGGCGTCCAAGGACAGCTATCTCAACGTGCCCGCGCTGCTCGCGGCCTGCGAGATCACCGGCGCCGATGCCGTGCATCCCGGCTACGGCTTCCTGTCGGAGAACGCGCGCTTCGCCGAAATCCTCGCCGAGCATAATTTGCATTTCATCGGCCCGAAGGCCGAGCACATCCGCCTGATGGGCGACAAGATCGAGGCCAAGAGGACTGCCAAGAAGCTCGGCATTCCCGTGGTGCCCGGCTCCGACGGAGGGGTCGGCCCCAACGACGACGCGATGGCGATCGCCAGGAAGATCGGCTTCCCCGTGCTGGTCAAGGCCGCGGCGGGCGGCGGCGGCCGCGGCATGAAGGTGGCCGAGAGCGAGGCCGATCTTCAGGTCGCGCTGTCGACGGCTGCCAACGAGGCCAAATCCGCTTTCGGCGATGCCTCCGTCTACCTCGAGAAATATCTGCAGAAGCCGCGTCACATCGAGATCCAGATCCTCGGCGACGGCCGCGGCGGCGCGATTCATCTCGGCGAACGCGACTGCTCGCTGCAGCGACGCCACCAGAAGGTTTGGGAGGAAGGCCCCTCGCCCGTGCTGACCGCGGCTGCACGCGCCAAGATCGGCGAGACCTGCGCCAAGGCGATGCGCGAGATGAAATATCTCGGCGTCGGCACCATCGAATTCCTGTTCGAGGACGGCGAGTTCTACTTCATCGAGATGAACACGCGCATCCAGGTCGAGCATCCCGTCACCGAGAGCATCACCGACATCGACCTCGTGCTGGAGCAGATCCGCATCGCCGCCGGCGGCGACCTGCCGGCGAGGCAGGAAGAGGTCCAGGTCATCGGCCACGCGATCGAGTGCCGCATCAACGCCGAGAATCCGCAGACCTTTCGTCCTTCGCCCGGCCGCATCACGCAGTATCACCCGCCCGGCGGGCTCGGTGTGCGGATCGATTCCGCCGTCTATCAGGGCTACACGATCCCGCCTTATTACGACTCGCTGGTCGGCAAGCTGATCGTGCACGGCAAGACCCGCGGCGAGTGCCTGATGCGGCTGCGCCGGGCGCTGGACGAGATGGTGGTCGAGGGGATCGAGACCACGCTGCCGCTGTTCCGCGCTCTGGTGCGCGAAGACGACATCATCAACGGCGACTACCACATCCACTGGCTGGAACAATATCTTGCCGGCAAGGCGGAACCCGCCCCGAAGTAG